In the Alphaproteobacteria bacterium genome, TTCCCGGCGTCCGTGTCGACGCACACGACCTGATGCCCGAAATCGGCAAAGCAGGCCCCCGAGACGAGGCCGACGTAGCCTGCTCCGACCACCGTTACCCGCACGAGTGAGAACTCCTCTTTCCGGGGCGACAGGATGCCAAGCCGCGTGGAAATCGATTTTCTGCCCAGCACGGCTGGAGCCTGCTGGGAGCCATTGAGGCGCGTCCTACGTGGTCCATTTGTACTGTTGGCGAAAGCCCGTCAATATCGCGTGCCTGCGGTGCCGAAAGTTCGGCGAGCGTCGCCAGCGCGCATGATTCGCGGAAGCTCGCTCCACGCATGTCGAAGGCGCGCAACGGGCTGATGACGTTCCGGATCGCGTTCAGCGACTCCCGCTCGCCCTCCCATCGCCGCGGCGCTTGCGACGGTCGCAGACTTGAGACTATAGACAGCACGCGGCCTTGCCGGCCCTGACACTTTCCCTTCATCCCATGCCCGACCCCGACGTTTCGTACATTGTTCTCGGCGGTGGGGGCTTCATCGGCACCAATTTGTGCCGCCGTCTCGCCGGGCGCGGCGTTCGCGTGCGCGCGTTCAGTCGCCATTTCTCCTTTCCGGATGCGATGCAGGGCGTCGAGCGGTGCGCCGGTGATTTCGGTGACGCCGATGCACTCGCGGCCGCGATCGAGGGGTTCGACGTTGTCTATCATCTCGTGCATGCGACGCCGCCGCAGCCGGCGAATGCCGACATGGCGGGCGACATCAGGAACAACGTGCTGCCCTCGCTGGCGCTGTTTGATGTCTGCCGCAGGCTGGGCGTGAAGCGCATCGTGTTTCTGTCGTCGGGCGGGACAGTCTATGGGCGCGCCACGATCGTGCCGACCCCGGAAGCGGCGCCGACCGAACCGATCGCCGCCTATGGCATCAGCAAGCTGATGATCGAGAAGTATCTCGCGTTACATGAGCATCTTTATCAGACCGACTATCGCGTGCTGCGCGTCACCAATCCCTTCGGCCCCTTCCAGACCACAGCCAAGAATCAGGGGATTATCGCGGCGCTCATTGCGCGCGGGCTCGCGGCCGAGCCGATCGAGATTTGGGGAGATGGATCCGCCGTTCGGGATTTCATCTACGTCGACGATGTTGTCGATGCCCTGGAGCTTGCAAGCCGGGACGCAAGCGACGTCAGGGTTTTCAATATTGGACGCGGAGAAGGCCACAACGTGCGTGAGATCGTGAGCACGATCGAGCGCCTTCTCGGAAGAGAGCTTCAGATCGTCTGGAAGGATGCGCGCGCGATCGACCTGCCGGTCTCGATCGTCGCGAATACGCGTGCGAAAGAAGTCCTTGGGTGGACTCCGAAAACGGCGCTCGATGACGGCTTAAGGAAGACGATTGCGTGGTGGCAGGCCGGGGCGCGTTGACGGCAGCGCACCCTCGGAGGTTCATAGAACGGGCAGCGGCATTATCAACAGGAACGCATTGTAGCCCAGCAGCAAGAGCCAATACGCGGCAGCCACGGCGTAGAGCGCATGGAACACGTGCCCCAAGTGGGTATTGCGAAACAAAGGGGCCCTGGGAAGGGCCGCGCCGAAGAAGTCGGACAATCGTGAGCTTCGATCGACCGGGATCTGGTCCGCGCAGTAGATCGCGAATTTCATGTACTGGATCGCTCGCTCGGTCAGCGATGCCGTGATGGCCCAGCAGATCGCCGTCAATACGAGCCCGAGCGCCGCTCCCAGGAAATGGAAGATCACAGGGCCGGCGAACATTGCGCACCAGCCCAAACCGAATGCGAAAATGCCAAAGATCGCCAAGACGTTGAACCGCTGCCGCTCAAGCTCGAGAGCGTGCCGCACATTCAGTTTGAGAGCCTCCAGTATGAGACTCTCGGGGTCGAGCGGACTTGTCATAGGACTTCCACTATCACGGGAGGCCATCCTAGTTGGCGGGCTCGTTTGTTGTCGCCGATGATTTTGCGGCTACAGGGTCCGGTACTACCAGGTCACCCCGGGGATATGCGTCGTCGCGTATCGGTACCCTTGATGCTCAGCGACGAAGGGAAGCAGCCGCTCCAGCGCATGCAGGATCGTCCCATCGATCGGGGCGGGCTCCACCGGATAACTGTCCCAATCGAGGCCGAGGCCAAACAAGGGCGCCAGCGCTTCCGTGCGGGCCCAGAACATTGTCCCGAGTGGAAAATTGAAGAATGGCGGCAGCCGAGTTTGCAGGCCCATGCGCTCCGCGAGTTGCTCCGCAATCTGCAGATTCTCGTCCCAGGCTGACAGGTGAGGGTCGTCGGGAAAGACGAGGCCGAGCCGCGCGTCCTTGGCAAACCGGTCGAGCACGACATCCATCATGGCATGCTCCCGTCCGACCAGGTTTGTCCAAATGAAATGGCGCCATCGCTCGCCGATCGCGCGGTCGGTGAGGAACAGGCTGCGCTTGGAATGAAGATGTCCGATCACGTCATACTGTTTGATGCTCTCGCCGAGGCCGGTCACAAAGGCCCCGATGTCGCGGCCGCGGTTTGGGATCGTCATGATCCGGACCTCGCCACGCTGGTAGCCCGCCGTCTCCTTTTCCAGCGCGCGCGCCTTACGCGCATTGTTCGTGGTCAAGAGCAGGTCGCAGCGGGAGCGGTTGGCCGCGAGTATCGCCAGAAGCTCGGAACACAGCTCCGGGTAGTGGAAATGAACATGCAGCCCAACGCGCATGCCCTGCGTGATTGCGGTCTCGCGGTCTTGCCGGGGCGGCACGATCACTTGCCGTGTCCAGGGTCCGTCCGGCTTGCCGCTGCGGATGAAATGCGCGAACGGATTGATCAAAGAGGCGTCATACCGGTCCCGGTTTTCGAACGCGTAGACGTGGGGATGAAAGCCGGGGGAGGGGCGGCGATAGTGAAAATATTTCCCGGCTTTGGGTATCGCTGCCTCGGCAACGAACATGTTGATCGCTTCTTCGCGGCTCGAGGTCGGGTAGTTCGGGCCGAGAAACCCGACCACATCGAACGAATCGTTGCGCTCGATCGTGGCGAAGTCCTCGCGCCGCTGCCGCATGACCTGGCGGGCATCCCGCCCAACCCCGGTAAGCCGCGCCACGTACGCATCCATGTCGAAGGTGCCCGAGGCGAGCGCACGCGAGGCGCCGCCGATGGACCGCCGCCTTGGCTCGTCTGCCGAAAGTTCGACCATGAGGCTGGCGGCTGCCTCGACATCAAGCTTGGGCACCACGGTCGCTCCAGCCGTGGCATCGGTCTTGAGGATGTCCGCGATGCCGCTGCAGTCCGCAAAGCAAACGACCGGCAGTTCGCGCAGCATGCTGTCGATTGCCACATTGGGGAGCGGATCGAGCCGCGAGCTCAGAAAGAACGCATCGGCCTGTTTGTAGGCGGGCTCCAGGTCGGCGACTTCATGGAGGATGCAAACGGAGCCGGAAATTCCCGACCACCGGATGTATCTCCGCAGCCTCCGGGAATAACCATTGTCGATGTCTTTCGGCAGGTACTGGCCGATCCAGACAAAACGAAACCGGCGCGAAGAATTGCGCCGCGAGGCCGCTGCGGCGCAGGCCAGAAACAGATCGACCCCCTTCCGGGGAGAGACCGTTCCGCAGCCGAGCACGACGAAATCGTTCTCATGGCCGGCTGGCCGGATATTGGATCGCAGGGCCGCCTCGCCGGGCACCTGGTCCTTGGTGTCCGCCGGGGGCAGTTCCGGCGGTCCCTGCGGCAGAATGTGAAGCCGATAGTCGTCAATGTACGGGCTTTCCGCGCGGACGGAATCGAGCACGCGCTCCGCCGAAAAAACAACTTCGGTCGCCCAGGCCAACGCAACCGCCATCTCCCCGTGCGGCTTGAGGTGCGAGGCAAATTCGTGAACCAGGGCAACGACAGGCACGAAGCCCGACGAAAGCGGTTTCATCATCTGCCGGGCGTCGACGCTGTTCACCAGCGCGTAGGAAAACTGAAAGCTCTGCAAGAGACAGCGCACGAGATAATCCATCTCGACTGGATGCCAGTCCTTCCGCGCCAGCGGCCCGACGACCACAGTCGATACCGTCTCGAATGCCGGGACGATATTTCCGCCCGAGAGCAGGACCGTGACAACGTTGTGTTGTGCGCTCAACCGCTTGACGATGTTGTAGGCAAGGATCGGCGCGCCGGTCCGCGTCGCCTCGTGCGATACGACCAGGATTGTTTCGCGCTTCGGATCGATCCGGCTTGTGTCGACTGTGATCGCTGTCGCGACGCTGACCGGCCGGCGGCCCTGCCGCTTTCCGTGGTTGACATAGTGCGCCAACAAACAAGCGCGCCCCAGATTGGGGTTGCGGTCGTTGTAGTAGGCCGGATCGAAACCTTCGGATGGCGCAAAACCCATCCGTTCGCCGACGATCACGTAGTGCAGTGCGGGGTCAAGATCGCCAAGATGGGGAACCCGGGATCGGTAGTATCGCTCCTCGAACAAGCCGCTCGAGCGGAAAACTCCTGCAACATGTTCCGCGGCGGATGGCGTCGCGGTAAACCGGGTAGCCTGCCGCATGCAGGCTTGAAAAGACAGCTCCCGGCTCACCGTCGAGCCCGACGCTCGCAAAAAACGGACGCAGCCAATCGAAGCGGCGATCAAGCTCGGGTCCGGCCGGCGCCGACGCCCCTTGAGCAGGACCGGACGTCCGCGGCGATAGCGCGCGGCGAATGAATTCGACCACCGATCGTGGAATGAGCCGCTTCAGCCGCAACGGTGCGTATTGAACCGCGCCAAAGATGATCGGATTTTCGGAGAGCGCGTTCTTTCCGGGCCGAAGCCGCATGCCCGGCATCGACGGTTGCGGCGATGTTTGGAGCGGACTCGTGGGCGCGCTGGTATCGGATTCTGGCACGGGCATAGTCTATCGTGTGCAGGCTGCGCTCGATACCGGCTGGGTCTGTTTGGACCGCGTCATCCCTGTGCTAACAAGCACGCGCGACCCATTGAGTTTGCGAGGACAATCGTTCTGTCGATGAAAGCCGGAGATACCCCGGGAAGAGGGCGCACTTATCGGCACCCTGAAGCGCTGTCAAAAGGAATTTTTTCGTTCGCCGAGTTCCCCTTCGGCCGGCCTGCCTGGAAACCCGTGGCCAAACCGGGGTTGGCGCCGTGACACATCGGGTTACTTTCCCGGCGCCTGCGGGATTTCGTGCCGAGGTCGCCACATCCCGTCACGACGAGCATCATGCGCCGGTGCGCGTGGCGCACCCCGGTCCCACTTTGACGGTCACGCTCACGCCGAACGAGGCGGTTCGCGGCGGATGGTATGAGCTCGGCCTGCGTTTTGGCTCCGAGGGCACCTTCGACTGCCTCGCCCAGTTCGTCCAAGCGAGTGGCCCGGTCGTTTGGCTGCGCCTGCCGATGATCGCCCGCAACGAATTCCTGGCCCATCTGCGGCTAGAGGGTCCCCTCGATCGCCTGACGTTGATCCTGCGTGGCTCAGGTCGGCTCGCAGAGCCGACTGTCTGCCGCTTCGAGCGCGCCGGATGGTCCAGGCAACTGGCCGCGGTCCTTGGACGCGCGCGCGACATTTATCGGCGTGAAGGCCTCGGGGTGGTGTTGTCCGCGTTGAGCTACGTGTCGCGTCGCGTGCGAGGAGACTCCATCGCCCTTCCGCGCGGCAGCGCGAAGGCGGAAGCAACCGAGCGGCCCTACGAAACCTGGATCCGTGTTTTCGACGAGAGGCCGGAGGTCGATAGGGCCCGCCACGAAGAGCGCCTCGCCTCGATGCAACGGCGTCCGCTGATTTCCGTTCTCGCCGAATTGCCGTCGTCTGCCCCGTTCACTCTCGACCGCCTGGCAGCGAGCGTGGGCGAGCAGATTTATCCGTCCTGGGAGCTCGTGGTGGCGGCACCCGCCGATCTTCAGGCCAGCCTCAAGGAGGCGCTTGGGTCGCGCGGCGTCGACCTCGCTAAATTGCAAATGGCTGACGCGAGACCGAACACCGCCGAGAACTTGAATCGTTTGCTGGCCGTTTCGAAGGGTGAATATATCCTTCCCTTGGCGAGCAACGCCCTGATGCGTCCGCACGCCTTGCTTGAGCTTGCCTTGACGGCCGAGATGCTGCCGTCAGCCGAGATGATCTATTGCGACCACGACCGCGTCGGCGATGACGCGCGTCGCGACGGATGGGCGTTCAAGCCCGCGTGGTCGCCGCATCTCCTTCAGGCGCGCGATTATCTCGGCCCGCATCTTTTGATGCACCGGGAAACCGTTCGTGCGCTCGATGGCTGGAATGTTTCCCGCAGAGACCCTCACCACGACCTTGCCCTTCGCCTGACCGCGAACGTGAAGCCCGAAATGATCGTCCATCTGGCCAAGCTCCTCTTTCACGAGGCCGCGGAGCCTTCGCCCGCCGCGGAGCGGCACTTGGCGGCGGAGCCGGCGACCGCAAAGCCTGCGTCGCATGTCTCGCTGATCATCCCGACTCGGGACAACGCCGAGATGCTCTCGGCCTGCATCGAGTCCATCCGCAAGCGCACGCGTTATCGGAGCTACGACATTCTCATTGTCGACAACGGTTCGGTCGAGAAGAGGACAATCGAGCTCCTCAACAAGCTCGCGACGGATCCGGCGATTCGGATCGTGCCACAGCCGGGTCCGTTCAATTTCTCCGCGGTGAACAACGCAGCCGTTCGCGCCAGCGCCGGCGATGTGATCGGCTTCATCAACGACGACATCGAGGTTCTCAATGAGGATTGGCTCGAGCAGATGGCGGCCCTGGCGGAGCAGGACTCCGTCGGCTGTGTCGGTGCCAAGCTCGTCTATCCGGACGGCCGCGTCCAGCATGGGGGCATTGTGCTCGGTCTCTACGGGCTCGCCGGTCATGCCCACCGCTTCGCCAAGCATGACGATCCCGGCTACCTGAACCGTCTCACGGCCGTGCAAAACGTCAGCGCGGTGACGGCGGCGTGCCTGCTTGTGCGCAGGCGCGTTTTCGATGAGGTGGGCGGCCTCGACGAACGGCTGGCCGTTGCGTTCAACGATGTCGATTTCTGCCTGCGGGTGCGCGCGGCCGGCTATCTCAATGTCTGGACGCCGTTCGCCGAGCTTGTCCACCACGAGTCGGTCAGTCGCGGCCGCGATCTCAGCCCCGCGAAGTCGCGGCGCTTTGCCGCCGAATACGCCATGATGCAGGAACGCTGGGGCAGTGAGTTGCTCAGTGATCCCTACTACTCGCCGCAGTTGACCTATGACCGCGAAGACTTCTCGTTGCGGCAGCGATGATGGGGGCCGCCAGAGACTCCATGGTGCACATCGGCGGCCGCTCGTGGTAGAGGGCCGGATCCCCCGGCTCCTTCCGCCGCATCTGAACTCAGGACAGCAATGCTCTGATGGTTGAACGCTCCGATAAATCTGCAGGGTCCCTGCGCAAGGTGGTCTACACATGCCTGTTCGGCGACTACGAGCGTTTCAACGATTTTGAATACGAGCGATCGCCGGATATTGATTTCGTTCTCTTCACCGACGACCCGGACATCGTGTCGCGGCACTGGAAGACGATCGTGATGCCGCGCACCATGCTCGATCCCGCTCGCGCTGTGCGAGAGATCAAGACGCAACCGCACCGCTTCCTGGCCGGCCATGACTGGTCCCTGTTCATCGACAACACCGTCCGGCTGAAGGCTCCTCCGCGCGAGATCTTCGAGGAATACCTGGCAAACGCGGACTCGCCCTATGTCTGCTTTCGCCACTACCGTCGGGACTGCGTCTATGCCGAAGCCGACGTTGTGAAGGAATGGAATCTCGATGATCCCGCGCGGGTCGATGCACAAATGAATTTCTATCGCGGGCTCGGATATCCGGCACACAACGGCCTTGCCAAGAACGCGTTCATCCTGCGCCGTCATCATGAAGGGTCGCTGCCGAAAATCATGGACGCATGGTTCCAGCAGATCTTGCTATGGTCGCGACGGGATCAGCTGTCGCTCAATCCGACGTTCTGGTTTTTCGGCTTCTCGCCGACCTATTTGCCGCTGAGGTTCGCCGATTTTGAGCTTCTCGAATGGCCTGCGCGCGATAGCGTGCGCATTCCAAAGGACTTCGTCGAGGCGGACCATGCGCGCCGCCATCCCGAGTCTGCGGGCCGCCCGCGTCGGCACTATCTCTATGAATGGGCGCCCCGGCATCTGGAGCAAGCGACAGGCAGGGACCAGCGAGGGTCCGACCAGATAGAGTTGCCGTGACCTCGGGCGAAACGACCAACGTTCTCCTGCTCACGCGCTACGAACGGCTTGGCGCGAGCAGCCGCATCCGCTTCCTGCAGTTTCTGCCGGCGCTGGAGCGCCAAGGCTTCACGTTCGACGTGCGGCCGCTGCTCGACAATGCCTATGTGGCCTCGCTCTATGGCGGGCCTCGGGTCGGCGCCGGCAACATTATCCGCGCCTATTGGCGGCGCTTCTCGGCGTTGCGGCGGCGGATGCGCTACGACGTCGTCTGGCTCGAGAAGGAAGCACTGCCGTGGTTGCCGACCTGGCTGGAGATCGCGCGGCTCGAGGGCATTCCTTACGTGGCCGACTACGACGATGCCTGGTTCCACCGCTATGAGAACCATTGGGCGAGCCCGCTGCTCGGCCACAAGATCGATGCAGTGATGCGCGTCGCGCGCACGGTTGTCGCCGGCAACGACTATCTGGCGCGCCGCGCGCGACAGGCCGGCGCCCACCATGTCGAGATCGTACCGACGGCGATCGATCTTGACCGCTACTCCGGTCTGCCCGCGCGGCCGCCGGGCGGAGTGCTCACCGTCGGCTGGATCGGCATTCCGCTCAATGTGCACTATCTCGCGATGATTGCCCCCGCACTGCGCGCCGCGGCGTGTCCTCAGCCCATCGCATTGCACGTCGTCGGCGCGCCGGTGCCGCCGGAATTCGGCGATATGCCGGCGGAGAGCTTTCCCTGGAGCGAGGACACGGAAATCGCGCGTATCGCGCAGTTCGACGTCGGTGTGATGCCGCTGCACGATACGCCCTGGGAACGCGGCAAGTGCGCCTACAAGCTCCTCCAGGTGATGGCGGCCGGCAAGCCCGTGGTCGCTTCGCCGGTCGGCGCCAACCGGCAGGTCGTGCGCCACGGCGTCAACGGCTTTCTCGCCGAAACCCCCGAGGAGTGGACCGAAGCGTTGCGTAAGCTTGCCGATCCGGCCGTGCGGCAGCAGATGGGTGCCGAGGCGCGCAAGACGGTCGCGGAGCAATATGCGACCGCGATCGTGACCCCGCGCCTTGCCGATATCCTGCGCAAGGCGGCGCAGTTCTGAAGCTTGCGACGTTGATCGCTGTGGCGGCCATCTGTATGGTCCGCGCGCCTGATTGGGGCGTAGCCAAGTGGTAAGGCAGCGGATTTTGATTCCGCCATTCCCAGGTTCGAATCCTGGCGCCCCAGCCACGATCCGGCTGCCGATCGCATGGACTTCTTGCCGGTTTCGTTCGGATTTTTGACAAGCTCGCCGGCTATTCATGTCCTATTGACAACCAAAGGTGTTGGAACAAATATCGCATTCGGAGGCTGTGGAAGGATCGCAGGACTAAGTTTGTACGAAAGTCCGCGTCATCCTGTCCCGTCTTCCGATTCTGAGGTGGTCGCCCTAATGGCGACGATTTCGATTTTCATTCTGGATGCGTATTTGGTGGCCCCCGACAACCTGGAGGGTTTCCCATGAGACGGTTCACAGGCGGTCTCGTCCTTGCAATACCGGTGCTGATCGGCTCCGCGGATTTTGCCGCAGCCCAGCATACCGGCATGAAGATGGGGACGAACACGCTGTTCCTTGCGCAACTCGACGCCAAGCAGGTCGTCGGCGGCAGCGCTTCCACGGCCACCGGCACCGGAGCGTTCCTGGTCGATCGTGCGCAGCGGACGCTAGCCTACAATCTCACCTACGAGGGGCTTGCGTCGGGCGGCGCGAAAAGCATCGCGATTCACAATTTCGGCCAGGGCAAGAACGGCGAAGTCGTGAAGACGATCTGCGGCGCCGACGCAAAGGCGTGCCCCAACGGGCCCTCGGCAACGGTCGCGGGCCGCCTCGAGGAGCGCGAGGGACGTCCGCTCGACAACAACCTCCTCGGCGAATTCGCCTCCGAGCGCACCTATGTCGAAATCGTGGGAAATGACGGCAAGGCGGAAATCCGTGGCCAGCTCTCGCCGAACAGCGCGATGGTGAAGGTAACGAACTATACGGTGAACCTTGCGCCCGCCGAAGGCACCGGCTCCGCCGGCACCGGCACGGCGGTCGTGAGCGAGACGCACCTGCCCGACGGCAAGATCGCGGTGTTCTATGCCGCGACGGTGGCCGGAACGGCGGGCACGCCGACCAACGCGGCGTTGGTGAGCGGGCCGACACCGAAGGAGCGCACATTTGCGGCGCGCTCCGCGCTTCCGAAGCTGCAACTGCGCGCTTCGCAGGGGGCAAAGTCGGGCGGCTCGCTGAGTGGCTCGTACGAAGTCAACCGCGCCGCACCCACGGCCCTGTTTGCGGCGCGGCTCATCACCGAGAACAAGGGTGAATCCGGGATGGTGGTCACGACCAGCCGTTTTCCAAATGGCGAGCTTTACGGCGCTCTCGTTCCCGTGCCCTGAGCGCGGCTGCAATGCGTTGAGATTAAAAAGGACGATTCAAGACGATTCAAAGAGTTGGGGGACCGACATGAGGCCGTCTCGCTTCTTATTGTCCGCATCGATCCTGCTCGCGAGTTTTGCCGCGGCCGAGACCGCAAGCGCCGACGCGTGTCCGAGCGGGGGCACGCTGACCATTACAGCGGCCGCCGACAGCCTGACGCTGTCGCCTGTTGCTACGACAACGTTCAACTTCGGCGAGCATACGATCCTGACTGCCGCCGCGTCGGGCTTCACGATCGCGACGTATGTTTGGACGATCGATGGTCCGACCATCAAGGACTACAACGAGGATCTTGGGACGAAGACGGCCCCCGCGGCGGCAATTCCGTGGAGCACGACGCCGCTCGCCGCGGTCGACCTCTCGGCGGCGTCGGTGGGCTTCTACTGGGTGCCGGCGGCGGGACAGTTGGAGCCGAGCAACGGCCCATTCAGCCGCAATGTTTCGCTCACCATCACCAAGACCGGCGGCGGAAGCTGCACGGTGAGCACCGCGCTCAACGTCGAGCGCAACGAGACCAACATCACGCGGCAGGCCCACGACTTCTACACCTCCAACCACCGCGCGGCGACGACGACGAACCCGGGCTTCGGTCACGTCACGGACGAGCACATCTACTGGCATCAGTTCGTCGGCGGCGGCCCGCCGGACTGGCTCGGCTTCCTCGCCTGGCACGGCGAATTCCTGCGCCGCTTCGACACGTGGCGCCAACTGTTCGGCTACAACAAGGTCACCCCATGGTACCCGGGCCGCGCGTTGCCGACCGGTCCGCAATTCGACGCCGATGCCGGCCTGCGGCAGGCCTATTTTCCCGACAACAACCGCATCCCGAGCTACTACACGCTGACCGGCGACGACAACGCGTTCGATCCCACGTTTGGACCCACACATCGCAGGCTTGCCAACTACGCGACACTCGACGATTTCAACGCCTCGTTCGAGGGCAGCTATCACGGACAGGTCCATTGCAACATCGGCGCGCACGCCGGGAGTTTCTTCGGAACGGCCGCGGGCCCCGGCTTCGGCAGCATGTGCAATGCCAGCTCGCCGAAGGATGCGATGTTCTGGCGCTGGCACGGCTTCATCGATCTGATGTACCGCAACTACTGCGCGCTGCATCCCGGCGCCTGTCCCGTCCCTTCGCCGGCCGATCCGTCCGCGGATCCGTGGATGGCCGACAATTCAAGCGACATCTCGAATAACGGCACGGTGCCTTCGCCGGGAACGCACTGGATCAGCCCGGACGTGTGGAACCGCCGCGCGTTGGTGATGACGGACCCATGCGTGGCGCCGGTCGACGCCTACGGCGATCATGACACCACGGGGGGCATCGTGCGCAATTGCGGCTCCGACGCCGACCACGAGAACCCCGTCGCCGGCGTGACCAACTATCTTTACGGAACGCTGCGCAACACGCGGCCGAGTTCGCCGCGCGTGGTCTATGCGGAGGTGGGCGTCTACTACGCGCTCGCCTCGTCCGGCCTGACCTATCCGGGCGACTTCACGTTTATTCCGGAGTCGCGCCAGTTCATCGCCATCCATCTCGAACCCGGAACGACGACGAGCATCGGGCCCATCCCGTGGACGCCGCCGCCGGTGCCGCCGTCGAACGACCACTATTGCCTCTATCTGCGCGTCCTCAGCGTGCAGGAGACGCCACCGACCGAGCCCGCCGGCATCGATGCCAATGTGGCGAACAGCAACAGCCTCGCCTGGCGCAACATCAAGGTGGTGGCGCCCGGAGACGTCAGCCCGCCGAGCTTCTTCATCGTCCGCAACATCGGCAAGCGCGCGGATCGCCTTGGCCTGCGCTTCCTGGTCCCGCCCGAGTTGCTCAAGGCACCGTCCAACGTTCGTGTCACGCTCGACGAAGCATTGATGCGAGCCTTCCGTGCCGGGGAAGGCAAGGTCGACGGCCTCAAGGCTGACGGCAAGGGAGGCTTTTTGATCACCAGTGCGAAGGCTCAGCTGGCCGGACTACAGATGGACCCCGGCCAAAAGGGGCAGGTCAAGGTTGTGGTAGGGCCGACCAAGCCGTCGCCGCGCGGACACCTCGATGTGACGATCCAGCAGGTAAGCCGCGAGGGTGTGGACGGCGGCGTGACGATCCGCCTCGCCAACAAGAAGTAGCGGGGCTCGGTTTACTTCGGACGGAGGATCGGTCGCGGTGCGGACGTTCGGTTCGCGCCGCGAGGGTTCCAATCGTCCTCGCTGACCTTTAAGAGATGATCGAGCGCAGCCTCGTTTGCGGGCGCGCAAAGGGTCAATGAAGCCGATTACCCATGAGCAAGCTCAAGATCACCGCCGGCCCTTACATCTTCGATGCGCGGCTCGAGACCGAAGCCGCGCCGAAAACCTGCGCGGCGTTTCTCAAGCACATGCCGTTCAAGAGCCAGGTGGTGCATGTGCGCTGGAGCGGGGAGGCGGTCTGGATTCCGCTCGGCGACCTCGACTTCGGCGTCGATTACGAGAACCAC is a window encoding:
- a CDS encoding CHRD domain-containing protein gives rise to the protein MRRFTGGLVLAIPVLIGSADFAAAQHTGMKMGTNTLFLAQLDAKQVVGGSASTATGTGAFLVDRAQRTLAYNLTYEGLASGGAKSIAIHNFGQGKNGEVVKTICGADAKACPNGPSATVAGRLEEREGRPLDNNLLGEFASERTYVEIVGNDGKAEIRGQLSPNSAMVKVTNYTVNLAPAEGTGSAGTGTAVVSETHLPDGKIAVFYAATVAGTAGTPTNAALVSGPTPKERTFAARSALPKLQLRASQGAKSGGSLSGSYEVNRAAPTALFAARLITENKGESGMVVTTSRFPNGELYGALVPVP
- a CDS encoding tyrosinase family protein, coding for MRPSRFLLSASILLASFAAAETASADACPSGGTLTITAAADSLTLSPVATTTFNFGEHTILTAAASGFTIATYVWTIDGPTIKDYNEDLGTKTAPAAAIPWSTTPLAAVDLSAASVGFYWVPAAGQLEPSNGPFSRNVSLTITKTGGGSCTVSTALNVERNETNITRQAHDFYTSNHRAATTTNPGFGHVTDEHIYWHQFVGGGPPDWLGFLAWHGEFLRRFDTWRQLFGYNKVTPWYPGRALPTGPQFDADAGLRQAYFPDNNRIPSYYTLTGDDNAFDPTFGPTHRRLANYATLDDFNASFEGSYHGQVHCNIGAHAGSFFGTAAGPGFGSMCNASSPKDAMFWRWHGFIDLMYRNYCALHPGACPVPSPADPSADPWMADNSSDISNNGTVPSPGTHWISPDVWNRRALVMTDPCVAPVDAYGDHDTTGGIVRNCGSDADHENPVAGVTNYLYGTLRNTRPSSPRVVYAEVGVYYALASSGLTYPGDFTFIPESRQFIAIHLEPGTTTSIGPIPWTPPPVPPSNDHYCLYLRVLSVQETPPTEPAGIDANVANSNSLAWRNIKVVAPGDVSPPSFFIVRNIGKRADRLGLRFLVPPELLKAPSNVRVTLDEALMRAFRAGEGKVDGLKADGKGGFLITSAKAQLAGLQMDPGQKGQVKVVVGPTKPSPRGHLDVTIQQVSREGVDGGVTIRLANKK